Below is a genomic region from Raphanus sativus cultivar WK10039 chromosome 4, ASM80110v3, whole genome shotgun sequence.
ACCTGATTCTCTGAGTCTTTTCAGAATAAAAGAACTACGTTGATTCCCCACACGTTCTCCCTTTGCCAGCAAGCTGTTTATGTTGGTCACAGTTGGATGAAGCTGCTGCGATGTGAGAAGCGATGCCAAACTAGCGGTGTAACTCTGCGTCAGCAAAAGTACTAAGAAGTACCAAATGATAACCACGAGCCTCGCCCAGAAGCTAAGCACTCTTTCTCCTGTACATGCAAACAAGATGTGAAAAAGGTGCATTGGTGTAAGCAAGCAATGTAAGAAGACATACTCGGCGCAAAGACCATAATGGAGAAAGAAAACCAGAGCACAGTGCTGATTTGGTATTTTCCAGGCCCATCAAACTCTGGATTTACCCTATGTTCAAGAACCCATACGACGATGGCGATTATGAAAAAGGACGAAAGAGTGAGTAGGCATAGTCCCCATGTCAAAGGCATCAAGAATATGGTACTGCTTCTTTTGACATTGTCTTTAACCGGAACCACCAAACCCACACCTGATGGTGTGTACGGCAATGAAAACTCTACGTACTTTGACCTGTTTGCCGATATTGTTGTGTCTCCCACCACAGCATCGTATTTCTGCTCCAGACACAAAGACACAAAGCACACAGTTTGCTTAGTGGACCATGAAGAGACGTTTCTTAgattttcttagattttaactaagaaaactAAGAACCTTCtattaaataagaaatataagAAAAGTGTAAAACAAAATGCTAAATCATAAGTTAAAAACCCCAAATAAGAGATTGGGGTTAATCAATGCTCTAAGAGGAAAGAGTTTTGGTATGCTTTTTACCCCGAGGTACGCTTGGTAGACCAAAGTCTCGTAATCCATATCTTGTACAGGAATGAAGTCATATGAAACATCATAGGGCATGGCTTGAATAACAGCCTCAAAGTAGTCGATGCAGAACCCACTGAATATTGTTGAATTGGTGATGGGATCCTTTGCACCTTTCACTAACTGCGGGAAATGGTTATTAGTTGGGACTCCGATCTTCAGCCTTTTCCCATTTGTCGGGATCTCCCATCCTTTGGGTACAAAGGTAGTGTCTCCAGGCCATATGATTGGTCTGAGTCGATCTTTCCAAGTGGTGAAAGTGGTAGCTTGTCTTTGGTGGTCTACGTTCTTCAACAGACCATGTTCTTTCATCCAGTATCATATGGTCCTTCCTCCACGCCCATCCACGTTAACAATCTCAAACACTGACGGCTGCAGTTCTCGGTTGATAAATCGGAAATCACCAGCAAGACCTTTGAACCGAACTCCAGAGAGTGTCTGGAGAAGTTTCGGACCATATTGAGACACACCTAGACCTTGAAGGCCAGACATGTTCCTCCTCATGGCATCATGATCTGTCTTGACAAAAGTCAAATCTGATGTACCAGCTTCTTCGATGGCAATTGCGAGTGCAGTGGTGGCATCGTAAGCCCACAGTCCATACACGCTTAGGGAAGAAAGTGGGAAGCTATTCTCCTTCCAACGAGATTTGAATGCTTCAAGCTCTTCGGATCTCGGTACGTATGTCTTTACACCCAAGACCCCTTGCATTGCATCAAGCTCCGTCTCGCTCATGAGGCCAAGACCATCGGTGATGGCGTTGGTGAGGATCCAGACATATCCTTGCTTCATCAGACCAATCTCCTTAGCTCTGACGAAAAATCTCGAAGCGAGTAGATCTTCAGTGTGGACAACAAACACTTTAGTGGGTCGAGTCATCATCCGGAGAAGCTGAACGGAGATCTCATCACCCGTGGCGTTTGGAGAGACTACGATCCTGTAAGGTATACAGACGTTGATCTCTTGTAACGCATCGGTGAGATGAGGCATTATACCTTCCCCGAAGGTGTTGTCGACGTAAACATGCACAACCTCTCTCCATCCAAAGAGTTTGATGATGGCTTTTATGGCGTGAACTTCAGATGAATCATCGTAGGTAGCTCGAAAGAAGTATTGACTACGGATGGAAGTTAGGAAGGGGCTTGTTGCGGAGTATGATACAATCGGGACATGAGACTTTTGTCCTATCTCTATCATGAACTGCGCCTGCATGGAAGTCGATGGTCCTATAATCGCTTTCACTTCCTGGTTTGTTATCAGATCAAGAGCTGCGACAAAAAGGCAAATGAATGATTAGGAAGAGACAATATGAATGTAGACAAGAATTGTTTACCTGCTGCTGCTGCAGTAACAACATCGTTTTGGGAGTCAACAATGGTGGTTACAAGCCTTGTCCGGGTTTGTGGATGGGACGAGTAGAAATCAGAAAGAGACATGTTGATACAGAACAAGGTCCTGTTGGAATATGTCGTTCCTACATCGTCCACGATTCCCACTTTAACCTCTGTTGGTGTATTCTGTCCCTCTCCGACTTGCATCAATAAGAGGATGTGAAGGAAGAGTAGGTTGAGAACGAGGTGGTCGTGTTCTCTCTTCATAATTTTTAGTCAGAACTAGCAGAGAAAGAAATGAACTTGGTGGTCTATATGGTAATATGCTCTTTTGTTGCAGATAGAGTTGGTTTGAGAATTCGGGGTGTGGAAAAAGTCATGACAtggtatatattatattgttaaatGTATCAAACTCCAACATGAGTTACCCTAATCAACGGGAACTTGTTTACTTAATATTCTTATTTAGTAAACGATTAATGGTCAACTGTTGTTAAGGAAGAGACTTCGTTCTATgcaatatacatatttaaacaaTAAGCAACAAGTTGACTCTCACTTAATCACAGTTTACTCTTTTTCGCACATTCTCTGTCGGGAGAATCCAAGAGAAGAAACAAGAAGTCTTGCTTCATTTATCACATGCATAACTCACATGAATGTCTTAGACAGCCTGGAGAACATATGTTTTTGGCATTTCTGGTATAGAAACGATGATGAGGATGGTTTCTCTCCaaactaatgatattttaattgttgttatatttgcttttttttgcaagcctttgtttttttctggagttgtgactttgttttatttccCCCAAACCAACTCCAACATAAAAGGTTGGCCTATCTTCAAAACATCAATTAGCTTCACAAAAATCTTTCCATCCTTTTCCCAATCTTCTTTTTCCATATTTTGATCAATCCTTCACCAGCGTCTATACCCGTTTCACGCCAGGATTATCCCATTTATACTAACCAGAGTTTGCAACTTACTGAGCCAAGCTTGCATGTTAAGGTTTTCATGTTTTatggtgtgttttttttttttggcaaacatGTTCAGTTGTTCTTAGGGTGTTTAATCAGCTGTGGTATTGATCTTACAGCAGTACTACATGAAGAGGCTTAGAGGAGACTTCCACCTACAGTTATGTCATGACTGCAAAAACATCTTGAACGAGGAGAAACGCAACGAGATGAAGATGGGTTCATATCTAGTAGAAACTTTATAAGTTATAgcacaaactaaaaaaaattataaattactctGTTCTTCAGTTACAGAGTGTCTCAACCTTGACCTTTGAACAAAACTTAAGAACAAGAACACTGTCCTCCCAAATCAACTCCAACATAAAACGCTCACCAATCTTCAATACGTCACTAGCTTCACAAAAATCTTTCCATCCTTTTCCCAATCCTCTTTTTCCATATTTTGATTCATCCTTCACCAGCTTTATTACCCGCTTCACCCCATGTTTATCCATCAGGATTATCTCATTCTTCTTGTTGATACCGTTGATCTTCATGAATGTTGCTGGAAGAATCTGCACATGATTCAGAACCCAACCcaaaatgtaaagaaaaaaacaaaacagaggaaaaaaacagagtaagacTATAAACAAAGATCTTTGCTTAACGTACAAGTTTGGAGGTTCTGAAATTGTAACGTGTGGGATAGATTGTAACAAATCGGTTTTCCCGTGAAGATGATGAAGCTACCCATGTAGGACGCCTTTTTGTCTTCTTATTCGCTCTCATGTATTTGCtcattagagcatctccaatgtacacttctattttttcctctaaaatagagaaactctattatagaggtggatttgctccaatgtatgcctctataatagagtttttctattttagaggaaaatatagaggaatTCTACTTTTgcctctatatttagagattgAAATagcatatctctatattttcctctataaatagaggaactctattatagaggcatacattggagcaaatcatcctctataatagagtttctctattttagaggaaaatatagagattaaaatagaggtgggttggagatggtcttagttCCGAACACTCTTCTTCAGGACATACACATATCATGGGAGAAGTTTTCCCATCTCCTACAAGATTAAACATCATTAGATCTCCTACTTTTAGTCTGTTATCACGGCAGAATCTTCTCCAGCCTCCTCTGATGTAATAACTTCCTCTTGAttccctaaaccccaaatttGCATTCCACGAGTTTCCCTCTTTGTTCACTACTATCATCTCGTGACATCTTTTGTTCAGAGCATTCGAACTCGTAGCTTCCATAGGAAGATCCTGCAAAAACCATAGTTATACATCATGAACATTATTTTACACGTGTGAAATTAGAATGAAGTAAGTACTCACAAGTGTGTCCAACTTAAGATCTGAAGCAGCGACTTGTGCTACAAAACAGTAGTCAAATGAGAAAGTGGACTTTGGCTCTGTCTTTGGTAATAGATTCTTATTTGTTGTACAATGATTCTCATTGTCATCATCATTGTTGTCCTTCTCTTCCTTGATGAAGTGAGATTGTTCATACTCAATCTCACAACAGCTAGGACCGAAAGGAGTGACGTTAAAGACCATGTCTCCTTCATGTTTGAAGATAATGATGTCTCCGATACGAAGATCATGTGCTGTGGCAAAGTCATTCCAGCCTCTTGTGAATCTCCGACCGTCTATTGTTACTTCCCAAGTTTTATCTGAAGCTTTTGATCTCAGTTTAGCTTTTTCTGCTCGTTTTTTGCTTCTATGTACTTTGAAAAGAAGGCAACCGGTATTGTCTGCAATAAAAAGagacaaaaatcaaattaaaaaaacagaaccGAGTCTAAAAGAGAGACATAAACAGAggagaaacagagaaaaagagagagcaTACGAGGTGAGTGTTGAAACCGGGAAGAAGTGACTGGAAGAAATGTGGATTGGTCGGAGACTGAAGTGGTGGATTCGCCATTTTCAAATAGTTCATGAGTGAAAAAAAGAACTGAAAGGAAAGTTGTTTTTGTCCtctttattaaagaaaaatcatGTATTTGTTATCTTGGTTCAATGATGTGATGCTCTTTTAACTTTACAGAAAAAGGTAAATGTTTCAGACTTCTTTTGTCTTTAATCAGAGGAAGTCAAGCCAACATGCATGTATAGTAAAAAGCTGTAGAACTTTGTTGCTTTCTCTGTATCTTCTAGGTTAAGACCAAACACCACTTGATATCCTGTGGTATTGTGCTATTAGAAGAATCAAACTAATGTTTTGAGTTATGAGTTCTTTTGACCTACCAGTGCCCGCTTAATGAACTCAGACATCTTATTATCAGAGAGACATAAACAATAAAAGGATATACATGTAACTGATAATAACTATGAAGAAAAAGTGAATTTTGTTTTAGCTGAAACACAAGATAAAATCAGGATCATCCTTACTAGGAAAAGGTTATCAAGACTTGCTGGTTTCTATTCATCCCTTGTCGCAGGATCCATTCCGGTCAAAGGGCTATCAGCAAAATATGCTGGATGCTTCACGTTCACACTTTTTCTACACATACTCCGGACGCTTGTGGGTCAAAGCAACCACTAGAGACATGAACTTAGAGAAGAAAAAGCATTTACC
It encodes:
- the LOC108849957 gene encoding LOW QUALITY PROTEIN: glutamate receptor 2.1-like (The sequence of the model RefSeq protein was modified relative to this genomic sequence to represent the inferred CDS: substituted 1 base at 1 genomic stop codon), encoding MKREHDHLVLNLLFLHILLLMQVGEGQNTPTEVKVGIVDDVGTTYSNRTLFCINMSLSDFYSSHPQTRTRLVTTIVDSQNDVVTAAAAALDLITNQEVKAIIGPSTSMQAQFMIEIGQKSHVPIVSYSATSPFLTSIRSQYFFRATYDDSSEVHAIKAIIKLFGWREVVHVYVDNTFGEGIMPHLTDALQEINVCIPYRIVVSPNATGDEISVQLLRMMTRPTKVFVVHTEDLLASRFFVRAKEIGLMKQGYVWILTNAITDGLGLMSETELDAMQGVLGVKTYVPRSEELEAFKSRWKENSFPLSSLSVYGLWAYDATTALAIAIEEAGTSDLTFVKTDHDAMRRNMSGLQGLGVSQYGPKLLQTLSGVRFKGLAGDFRFINRELQPSVFEIVNVDGRGGRTIXYWMKEHGLLKNVDHQRQATTFTTWKDRLRPIIWPGDTTFVPKGWEIPTNGKRLKIGVPTNNHFPQLVKGAKDPITNSTIFSGFCIDYFEAVIQAMPYDVSYDFIPVQDMDYETLVYQAYLGKYDAVVGDTTISANRSKYVEFSLPYTPSGVGLVVPVKDNVKRSSTIFLMPLTWGLCLLTLSSFFIIAIVVWVLEHRVNPEFDGPGKYQISTVLWFSFSIMVFAPRERVLSFWARLVVIIWYFLVLLLTQSYTASLASLLTSQQLHPTVTNINSLLAKGERVGNQRSSFILKRLRESGFSDANLVTYGSPEHCEELLDTESTKGGVSAVFMELPYVRLFLGQHCNKYKMVQTPFKVDGLGFVFPIGSPLVADVSRAILKVEESNKADQLESAWFKKIDESCSDPLTSPDPNPSESFRKLGIDSFWVLFLTATIVCATALGKCVFQFLKENPDQRNLKGLWEKFLQPDRKSYINQVTKKCQCSMNNHEEANPANSGSQS